The Merismopedia glauca CCAP 1448/3 genomic interval GGACTAACAATGAACTGTGAGGGAGTGCCGATTAGTTGGTCTATCTGTTCTACTAATCCCATTTCATCACAGATTCCGGCGATGATTCCATAGTGGTTAAGATCCTGTACTTTAATCTCAGATGCTTCAAAATTTCTCATCTTTTTAAAATACTGGATTTAGCGATCGCACCTGCGGAATCTGGGGTGTAAAATTAGTAGGTTACTTACGAGTAAGTTTGTTGACTTCTCCAACTTCCTGAGCAACTTTACCATTAGAGTTGTTGGAGTTGGAATTAGCATTGCGGGGTTGAAGTACTCCATAACCTCCATGATTGCGTTGGTAAATCACGTTGATATCTCCAGTTTCCGAGTTGCGGAACATATAAAAATCGTGATCTACTAGTTGTAATCGTTCTAATGCTTCTGCAATTCCCATTGGTGGCATGGCAAAATATTTGGT includes:
- a CDS encoding DUF4277 domain-containing protein, with protein sequence MRNFEASEIKVQDLNHYGIIAGICDEMGLVEQIDQLIGTPSQFIVSP